The sequence below is a genomic window from Chaetodon auriga isolate fChaAug3 chromosome 8, fChaAug3.hap1, whole genome shotgun sequence.
tgaaggagctggaggaaatgCTCGGAGTGGCAGAGCTGTTCTCAGATGGCTGTGGAGGAGCAGATGGGGAAGCTGTTGGAATCACAGTGGGTCTTCACAGTGAGGGGCTTCCTGACAATACAGAAAAGCTGGATGCGGATCTTACTGGTGAAAACGCAGGAGGTAATGAAGTAGATTCGAACACTGCTGGTCGAGtcactgaaggagaggaggatggtgCAGATACCACCAGCCAAGATCCAAATGAGGACATTAAGGAAGGCAGGGAGGCACTGATCGCTGGAGAACAGGTGGTCGGCGTCGATGCTCAGCCAGCGGAAGCTGATGTTGCAGATGCCACGCAATCTTCAGAGAGTGGCAGTGAAGGGCGGCGGGATGTGACACATTCAGAAGCTGTCAGATCAGGGTCTCTTGAGTCCTCAGCTGAACATGAAACTGTGGATgaacaagagacagacacaaactccCGCAGCACTCTGGGCTTCATCCTTTCCACTGCCATGTCCATCCTTAAAGCTCCTCTGCGTCCTGTGTTCTCCACAATCACACAGTTACCTGGACAGGTAATACAAGTGACTGAACCATGTAAACATAGTTTTATATTACACTTACAGGTGCATTCCGGCAATGAAACATGACACCTCCAtgaggctgaaaaaaaaaaaaacaatggctcTGTCCACTATTCTGACTACTGTACAGTCTTTGGGcaaaatcgatgcagcagaggctgagatgtcCTGACATTTAATCAGGCTCCAAAAATACTggatcctacaattcccataatTGCCACTCCATACAGCCTGCCTGATGATAATCGTCAGGGTAATTTAATCAGACTTAAGAAGCTCGTCCAGAACGACACAAGACATCATACAACTATTTTCACTTTTCCGCAAAGTGAACTTTGTGTGTAATGTTGTAATTTGACCAATTACAGGCAAAATACAGGAAAATTAggatattcatttatttacaatatCAGTAAAAATAACAAGAGACAAAGTTtgcaaaatgtgacaaaaaaacacagagaaagcacAAAGATGTCACGAAtcattggatgtttttttcatCTGAGTCTTTTTTAGATGACGCTGAAATGAACCATTGAGATGTTAGTTCAGTGTGGTCAGTTTGTAGAGAAACGAGTGGCATTTTAACACGTTCAGTTTTCTGACTGGTATAATAAATCTCCTCAGTGCACTTTGCTCCTCCCAGATACTGGAATGTGGAGTGAGGCCAGGAGGAGTTAACTCATCACATTCCCTCGAGTCATTTCATTATTCACACTTTTTTAAACCTCGcttaaaacatgacattttgtcTTATCTTGACTCAGGTGACCTACGTTCTTCAGGAAGACCTTGGAGTTCTGTCAGCTCTGCCTGGAGATACCTTCTCCCTGCTCCACctcttgacctctgacctcctgtcCTGGATAGGCTCAGCTGCTGAAATGCTACTGGGTATCGGGGAATCCTGCTTCTTCAGCGCCTACTACTGCACCTCCTCCATGGTGGGGGCCCTGCTGAACAGCTGCCACACTGGGGTCACAGGCGTGGGGACCCTGGCTGGAGACACAGTGGGGATATTTGGTGATGCGTTGGATAATGGTTGGTGGGTGACCAAGATCTTTGGAGGGCGGCTGTGGGAGCACAGCGAGGGGTATGTAGGAACGGTGATGTCTGAGATGGGGGGTCAGGCGAAAGCTGTAGGTAGGGGGTTTGGGAGGCTGGCATGGAGAAGTGGAAGTGGGGTGGGTAATGTGTTTAGGATGGGAGGGGGGTTAGTAATGGGGGTGGTGGATATGGTCATTGGTGCCGTGAGAGCGGGTTTTGGGCAGGAGTCAGAGTGAAAAGTGGAGGAAAAGTCCAGACTCCagctttttcaaatattttctccatttttggTTTGTAACTTTCTTTAGCACATAAGTGTGCGAGAAAGGGGGGTATTTCAATTTGATGTTACTTGATATGCCTTAGTTGTTATAGAAGGATTGTTTTTCACTGAATCAAATTTAGTGAATCATCATTTCAGTCCACTGTAGGTCTCACACTTCACTGTGGCTGGCTGTACAATTATCTGCTGTATTTGACCCAACTGTGATTGATCAAACACTGTGTGCAAAGCTTTTGGATGTAATTATTCACATAATTCTTGTTTGATAATTGTTCTGATGAATGTTTGCTGAGATGTACATTTGAATAAAGGAAAATGCTGGCTTATTGTACTTTGTATGTGCTTGTACAATGGAAATGATTCCCCCTTCAAATCAAGACAGAACAACACTGGTTCTGCCCTTTTCTGTAAATGCTCATGGTAACACACagtaatataataaaacaaagcaatacTTATATTTCAATATTTATATCAACATTGTAATTTACATGTTAAAGaatcaataataataacccAATAATGTAATTAAGATACAAGATATACATACCATAATAACATATTATAAAGAGTGCATTCTATATAGTGAGTACTTTTAGTTTCAGTACTCTTTGGTTATTTAACTGATACTTATCAGACTTCTTCCTCGGTAAAACTTTGAATGCAGAGTTTTTACTTGTATTTCCACACTGTGATATTGCTACTTTTGTCAGATGTGGAAAAtaactaagtacttttactcaaaggcaataaaatacatttctgagaTGGgctattttactttatttgggtttttccattttctgacaCACACCACAAATTGGCTGCATTGCAACAAGTCACAATATTAAAATGCATCCTATATGTTGATGCAATACTAATAATAATCCAACAATACATTGTAATATAACGTTATTTTGCGGTAGAtacatttgtgcacattttgacGATACTTCAGTACTGTTATTTAATCGTGAATATTTAATTATCCATATATTATTACTTTACGTTTTTAATTATCTGTATACTTTTACCATCATtgcctgaaaaaacaaaacattacatagacttccgTTTTATGGCGGAAGTAGCGCGTGAAACCCGGAAGCCGTTGCAAGCTGTCGTTGCATCAGACGGTAGAGAGGCGCAAGGGGGCTCATGTGGGTCTGCTGTGTATGCTAACTTAAGCTGacgtctctttctgtttcattcaaAGGTAAGGAGAACTACTTTCAGACATTGTCAACAGCAAACCACAACTTTATTAAACACTAACTTTAAAGCGAACTTAAAACGATGGCATCTTCCGTCAGCACACGTGAAGCTCAGCAAGCACTTACAAAACTCGACTTTTAGTTTGTCTGATTAGCCAAAGCTAACTAGCCTGTTTGCGTTGACTTTTCGTACAGGTGGCAGAGACCAGAGCTGCAGAAAGTGGAACAACTAACCAGCGAACATAGCGTCGTCTGGCCGTTTGAATCGTCGATATTACTCGTTTAAAATACCAGTAGTTTTCAAATACGTTTAGGCCAGTTTGTGTTAATCTTACCGTAGATGTGAGTTTGGAGTGACACTGACATGAACTGATTTGCCTGGTAAACACACCGTCTCCTTCACTGTCAGACAGGTACAAATATGCTTTGATAGCATGGCAGGCATACTTGTTTTGCTACTTCTCACTGATAGAAAATATGCAGAAGTGAAAAGCAGTTCTGAATATGCGCGTCATTTCTGTGTATCCACCAGAGATGGCCACTCTCTACGTGTCCCCTCACCCTGATGACTTCAGGAGCCTTCTGGCTCTCATTgctgcagagttttgtccaTCCTCGTGCCCGAGGACCCTCACAGAGGACCCTCCTGCGTCCCTGAATGCTCGCTCCAGACCGACCCTGGTGCTGGGCGCTGGGGAAGGCGACTCCGTTCTGAGCGGGGCCAGTGCTGTATCTTGGTACCTGGCCTTACAGGGGAAGAGGGCTGGTGTTGATacaaagcagcagagccagGTGTGGCAGTGGCTTAGCTTTGCAGACAATGAACTCACCCCGGTGTCCTGTGCTGTCATCTTTCCACTGATGGGGATGATGGGAGTGGACAAGAAGGTGGGAGAAGAGTCCAAATGCTTACctcgatgtgtgtgtggtgtgttacTGGGAGGTTTTATGACTTGTTGTGTGTTCTCAGCTCCAGCAGAGTTCCCGTGCAGAGCTGATGCGTGTTCTAAAGGTTCTCGATCAGGTGCTGGAACCGAGAACCTTCTTGGTCGGGGAGAGTGTGACCCTGGCTGATATGGCTGTAGCTACAGCGGTTCTTCTACCttttaaatatgtatgtatgctgTCTTACAGGTTTTCCTGCATAGTTGCTGattgtctgcctgtcagtgcttgaCTGCGCTATAAACCAACCACAGTCTGATCATTTATGATTTCTTCTTTTTAGGTGTTGGAGCCATCAGATAGGAACGTCTTGATCAACCTTACCAGGTGGTTCACAACCTGCATAAATCAGCCACAGTTCCTGAAGGTGTTGGGGAAGATCGCTCTGTGTGAGAAGATGGTGCCGGTTACACCAAAGACGAACGCTGCTGCAAAAGCTGCTAATGCCAGTCCTGCTGTTGATTCTGCCGATTCCACAGCTAATGGTCAGGATGTCTTGTGTAACAGTTCATGAATACGCTTTTTTTGTGTATAAACGGTATTTACGGTAACTGATTTTCCTCCTTCAGGCCCACCAAAGACAGAAGCCCAGCTGAAGAAGGAAGccaagaagagagaaaagctggAAAAGTTCCAGCAGAAGAAGGAAATGGAGGCGAAGAAAAAGACGCAGCCACAAACAGAGGTGTGGATATTTAACTATTTACAAACATGGCTTATATCCACAGCACAGCCATTCTGCACAGGTTAAAAATCACTTGCCATCAGGTCTCatgtgttgtgcttttcttttctcttttagaAAAAGGCCAAACCAGAAAAGAAGGAGTTGGGAGTGATCACATACAATGTCCCCACTGTCCCTGGGGAGAAAAAAGGTCAGATCtgaatggctgttttttttttctcttgtaacAGAAGGTTCAGAATAAGAATACATGTTGTATATTTGGACTTCAGGGTTATTCAGAGTTATTATTCTCCATGGTCGAGGTTCATATATATGAATTCATGTATCATCCTTTGTTGTGATTAGCTTCAGGTCCATGTGtcaacctctctctctttctcttctgggGTCAGATGTCATCAGCCCGCTTCCTGACTCATACAGTCCTCAGTATGTGGAGGCTGCCTGGTATCCGTGGTGGGAGAAGCAGGGATTCTTCAAGCCTGAGTATGGGGTACGGAAGCTCTCCCCTCACTCTATATTACAGCATTTTGGTGATTTTACCCACCAATAACATGCCTGTCTCCCTCACCACATTCTGCAGAGGAAGTCTATTAGTGAGCAGAACCCTCGTGGCATCTTCATGATGTGTATCCCTCCACCAAATGTGACTGGATCACTTCACCTGGGTCACGCCCTCACCAACGCCATTCAGGATAGTCTGACAAGATGGTAACTGCAATTCAATAAGTCATATTTTCAGTGAGGCTGTTTGCGTCATGGGATTTCCGTCCATCCGTTTCACTCCTACTTGTTGTGATCTGGAAGTCGTGTGTTTGAACGTGCGTGCTTTCTTCTGTCCGTCCAGGCACAGGATGCGAGGTGAGACCACCTTGTGGAACCCGGGCTGTGATCACGCTGGCATCGCCACCCAGGTGGTGGTGGAAAAGAAGCTGATGAGGGAGAGGGGTATGAGCCGTCATGATCTGGGCAGGGAAAACTTTGTCCAGGAAGTCTGGAAATGGaagaatgagtgagtgaatgaagtAGCAGCAAAGAGGAGATGTGAGACATTTCAACTGGGATGAATATTGGAACAAAGACACAGTAATATCTAAGCCCCTGTGTCTTTTTAGGAAGGGAGACCGCATCTACCACCAGCTGAAGAAGCTGGGCTCCTCTCTGGACTGGGACAGAGCCTGCTTCACTATGGACCCTGTGAGTTTTCTGAACTACTTTGAACAGAATCTGTGGAGATATCCCTCATTCTCATGTCTTTTCCCATTTCTCTGTCCAGAAACTTTCCAATGCAGTTCA
It includes:
- the LOC143324699 gene encoding uncharacterized protein LOC143324699, whose product is MLCPAAVSAAAAAVWLLAVLGPGLSLPAEDSSEPGFSLCSHCFYRQTPPQGASAGPLLRPLCHRLPGGQAFATLSKPTCDTVVYSAFHLSHGRTEREGEEGGELVTEQEEEDNIKVAVPALLRLDGDPSHPVSLIDSPLQHWDSTVTALVQSSITPHCSTLGGDLYVLTGVGGLRAAEDGDEECQTKPLWSAVCCAAPEGKSSFSVGLIREAGEGERQVSVKELEEMLGVAELFSDGCGGADGEAVGITVGLHSEGLPDNTEKLDADLTGENAGGNEVDSNTAGRVTEGEEDGADTTSQDPNEDIKEGREALIAGEQVVGVDAQPAEADVADATQSSESGSEGRRDVTHSEAVRSGSLESSAEHETVDEQETDTNSRSTLGFILSTAMSILKAPLRPVFSTITQLPGQVTYVLQEDLGVLSALPGDTFSLLHLLTSDLLSWIGSAAEMLLGIGESCFFSAYYCTSSMVGALLNSCHTGVTGVGTLAGDTVGIFGDALDNGWWVTKIFGGRLWEHSEGYVGTVMSEMGGQAKAVGRGFGRLAWRSGSGVGNVFRMGGGLVMGVVDMVIGAVRAGFGQESE